A stretch of the Lolium perenne isolate Kyuss_39 chromosome 3, Kyuss_2.0, whole genome shotgun sequence genome encodes the following:
- the LOC127341586 gene encoding large ribosomal subunit protein eL37y — MTKGTGSFGKRRNKTHTLCIRCGRRSFHLQKSTCSSCGYPAARIRKYNWSVKAIRRKTTGTGRMRYMRHVPRRFKSNFREGTEAAPRKTAAAN; from the exons ATG ACCAAGGGTACGGGCAGCTTCGGCAAGCGCCGGAACAAGACGCACACGCTCTGCATCCGCTGCGGCCGTCGCAGCTTCCACCTGCAGAAGAGCACCTGCTCCTCCTGCGGCTACCCCGCCGCTCGCATCCGCAAGT ACAACTGGAGTGTGAAGGCTATCAGGCGCAAGACCACGGGAACTGGAAGGATGAGGTACATGCGCCACGTGCCTCGCAGGTTCAAGAGCAACTTCAGAGAAG GTACCGAAGCTGCCCCCAGGAAGACAGCTGCCGCCAACTAG